In Archangium violaceum, the following are encoded in one genomic region:
- a CDS encoding type IV pilus twitching motility protein PilT, with the protein MVEKGASDLHITTGSPPQLRVDGELVPLKTAQLTPVETKQLCYSILTDAQKHKFEEENELDLSFGVKGLSRFRANIYMQRGAVAGAFRTIPFKILTFQELGLPPVVAELVKKPRGLILVTGPTGSGKSTTLASMIDKINTDRHEHIMTIEDPIEYLHPHKNCLVNQREVGADTRSFKTALKYILRQDPDVVLVGELRDLETIEAALVIAETGHTCYATLHTNSAVQTINRVLDVFPPYQQPQVRAQLSFVLEGVMSQALIAKAGSPGRVLALEVMIPNPAIRNLIREDKVHQVYSSMQVGQAKFGMQTFNQALAALLARRLISQDEAFGRSSDPEELRNLLAGGGPAGMPGQRPAGPGAR; encoded by the coding sequence GCGTGGACGGCGAGCTGGTGCCGCTCAAGACGGCCCAGCTCACCCCGGTGGAGACCAAGCAGCTCTGCTACTCCATCCTCACGGACGCGCAGAAGCACAAGTTCGAGGAGGAGAACGAGCTCGACCTGTCCTTCGGTGTGAAGGGACTGTCGCGCTTCCGCGCCAACATCTACATGCAGCGTGGCGCGGTGGCCGGTGCCTTCCGCACCATTCCCTTCAAGATCCTCACGTTCCAGGAGCTCGGCCTGCCCCCGGTGGTGGCCGAGCTGGTGAAGAAGCCGCGCGGCCTCATCCTGGTGACGGGTCCCACGGGCTCGGGCAAGTCGACCACGCTGGCCTCGATGATCGACAAGATCAACACCGACCGTCATGAGCACATCATGACGATCGAGGATCCGATCGAGTACCTGCACCCGCACAAGAACTGCCTGGTGAACCAGCGCGAGGTGGGCGCGGACACGCGCAGCTTCAAGACGGCGCTCAAGTACATCCTCCGCCAGGACCCGGACGTGGTGCTGGTGGGTGAGTTGCGCGACCTGGAGACCATCGAGGCGGCGCTCGTCATCGCCGAGACGGGTCACACCTGCTACGCCACGCTGCACACCAACAGCGCGGTGCAGACCATCAACCGCGTGCTGGACGTGTTCCCGCCGTACCAGCAGCCGCAGGTGCGCGCGCAGCTCTCGTTCGTGCTGGAAGGCGTGATGAGCCAGGCGCTCATCGCCAAGGCGGGCTCCCCGGGCCGCGTGCTGGCGCTGGAGGTGATGATCCCCAACCCCGCCATCCGCAACCTCATCCGCGAGGACAAGGTCCATCAGGTGTACTCGTCCATGCAGGTGGGTCAGGCCAAGTTCGGCATGCAGACCTTCAATCAGGCCCTGGCGGCGCTGCTGGCGCGGCGGCTCATCAGCCAGGACGAGGCCTTCGGCCGCTCGAGCGACCCCGAGGAGCTGCGCAACCTGCTGGCGGGTGGTGGCCCCGCTGGCATGCCTGGTCAGCGTCCGGCCGGTCCGGGCGCACGGTAA
- a CDS encoding type II secretion system F family protein produces MAATATQKAAPQKSKNTAQFLWEAKTKAGETKKGEMEAADIEAVNARLKSLGLNPVKVRRKGMLDSNLDLSFLGGGVTGKDILIFTRQFATMIDAGLPLVQCLDILGSQMDNPAFRKVVFAIKTKVEQGSTFADALADHPKVFDELFVQLCAAGEVGGILDTILNRLAAYREKNEKLKRKVKGAMTYPAIVILVAFGVTALLLLKVTPTFEKMFKDFGQALPAPTQFVVDLSAVAQAYYLHAFGAIVVAAVSFTYSYRHPQGRRFWDKIFLMAPLFGPVIRKVAVARFTRTLGTMISSGVPILDALDVTAKTAGNRTVEEAIYFVRGKIAEGKNIAGPLLETKVFPPMVVQMIGVGEATGAMDTMLNKIADFYDDEVDTAVAALTSMIEPLLMVFLGGVVGGFLIAMYLPIFSIAGAVK; encoded by the coding sequence ATGGCTGCAACAGCGACTCAGAAAGCTGCACCCCAGAAGTCCAAGAACACGGCCCAGTTCCTCTGGGAGGCCAAGACCAAGGCTGGCGAGACCAAGAAGGGCGAGATGGAGGCCGCCGACATCGAGGCGGTCAACGCGCGCCTCAAGTCGCTCGGTCTCAATCCGGTCAAGGTCCGCCGCAAGGGGATGCTGGATTCCAACCTTGACCTGAGCTTCCTGGGCGGAGGCGTGACGGGCAAGGACATCCTCATCTTCACCCGTCAGTTCGCCACGATGATCGACGCCGGCCTGCCGCTGGTGCAGTGCCTCGACATCCTGGGCAGCCAGATGGACAACCCGGCCTTCCGCAAGGTCGTGTTCGCCATCAAGACCAAGGTGGAGCAGGGCTCCACCTTCGCGGACGCGCTGGCGGACCACCCCAAGGTGTTCGACGAGCTCTTCGTCCAGCTGTGCGCCGCGGGCGAGGTGGGCGGTATCCTCGACACCATCCTCAACCGGCTCGCGGCCTACCGCGAGAAGAACGAGAAGCTCAAGCGCAAGGTCAAGGGCGCGATGACCTACCCGGCCATCGTCATCCTGGTGGCCTTCGGCGTGACGGCGCTGCTGCTCCTCAAGGTGACGCCGACGTTCGAGAAGATGTTCAAGGACTTCGGTCAGGCCCTGCCCGCGCCCACCCAGTTCGTGGTGGACCTGTCGGCCGTTGCGCAGGCGTACTACCTGCACGCGTTCGGCGCCATCGTCGTCGCGGCCGTCTCCTTCACGTACTCGTACCGTCACCCGCAGGGCCGGCGTTTCTGGGACAAGATCTTCCTGATGGCGCCGCTGTTCGGGCCCGTCATCCGCAAGGTGGCCGTGGCGCGCTTCACCCGTACGCTCGGCACGATGATCTCCTCGGGCGTGCCCATCCTGGACGCGCTGGACGTGACGGCGAAGACGGCCGGTAACCGCACGGTGGAAGAGGCCATCTACTTCGTGCGCGGGAAGATCGCCGAGGGCAAGAACATCGCCGGTCCGCTGCTCGAGACGAAGGTGTTCCCGCCCATGGTGGTGCAGATGATCGGCGTGGGCGAGGCCACGGGCGCCATGGACACGATGCTCAACAAGATCGCCGACTTCTACGACGACGAGGTGGACACGGCGGTCGCGGCCCTCACGTCGATGATCGAACCGCTCCTCATGGTGTTCCTGGGCGGCGTGGTCGGTGGCTTCCTCATCGCGATGTACCTGCCCATCTTCTCCATCGCCGGTGCCGTCAAGTAG